The following is a genomic window from Planctomycetia bacterium.
GTCGTCAGATCGACGTCCGCTCCGGCCCCGGACCGATCAGTAATACGAAACTTGCCGCGCTGCACGCCGTCCTGCGCCCGCAGCGTGTCGAGCCGCGTCGATGCGTTCACCGTGCCCTGGCTCGACTCAAACGTCAGCGTCCCCGCGCCCACCGGCGATGCATCCGCCGTGGCGAAGCCGCTGGAAATCAACTGGTGCGTCGTCGCCAGGCTCTTCACGCTGAACGAAAACTGCCCTACCGCCGAGCCCGCCGTCGCCGACGCGACGATCGCGCTCTCGTTACTGCTCGTCGCCGTCGATCGCCGGAAAAACTCCGCGTTCGCCAGCCGCGTGCCGAGGTTCTGAATCGAAAGCAGTTGCGACGTGACCTGAAGGTAGGCGGCCCGACGGTTGGACAGATCGGTGAGCCGCGTCTGAAGCTGCGTAATCGGCCGGCGCTGAATCGAAATCAACGAATCGACAAGTTCCTGAATCGGAAGGCCCGAGATCAGCCCGTTCGCTGCGGAGATGGATGACATAATGGATGGTCCTTCGCGATGGTTGCCCCGCCGCGGCCGACGGCGTGTCCGTCAGCGCCGTGGTCCGAGCCGCGACCGTGAGGCGGCCGCGCGTCTCGAACGGAAGTCTTGTTCCTAAGCTGCCTCTAGACGCCCTCGGAAAACCGGCGATCGGACGGAGTGCTGTCCGATCGGTCAGTCTCGAAGCGAGGCTTGTCCGGTGTCACTGCGGTGTCCAGCGACAATGCCCGGAATCGCTTTCGGCCGTCGACGTAGCAGGTGAGGATACAACCCCGCTTGAGGCATCGCTGACGATCCACTGTGCGCGACGGCATGAAAGAACTCCTCAATCGGCGAGTTGCACTGCGCGATCTTCCGGCCGCGCCCCGCGCGAGCCGGCTACCCTATTCATCGGTAGAAACCGGGACGGAGTCGTAAGACCCCGTCGTCCGGTTTCTATCATCCGCTCCGGCTCGCGAAGCGGGCTTCAATGATTGGAGCCCTCAGGATCGGGACTTACCCCGATCGCCCTGCAATTATCGCAGGAGCGAGAGCACGTTTTGCGGGAGCTGGTTGGCCAGCCCCAGGATTTGCGTCGTGGACTGCACCAGAATCTGGGCTCGCGTCAGTCGAGACACTTCGCTCGCATAGTCCGTGTCGCGGATCGTCGATTCCGACGCCTGGACGTTTTCCAGGGCGATGCGCTGACTGTTGAGGTTGGTCTCGATCTGGTTCGCCTGGAATCCGCCGAGTCGTCCGCTCAGGATCGCGACTTGCGTGATCGCAGAAGAGACGATCGCCGCCGCCGTCGGGTGGTTTGCCGAGTCCGTGATGGCGGCCGTGCCTCCCGTTCCGATCGAGTTCAGGAACCCATCGACCGTGCTTCCCAGGTTGGAAGTGGTGATCGAGGGAATTCCGATGCTGATCAGACCGTCGCTGTTCACCTGCGGGCCGATCTGGAAATTCGCGCCGCCGCCGGTGATACCGAACGAGCTGCTCGAAAGCGTCGTTCCGAACGAGGTCGCCAGATCGACGACCAGGTCCAGTCCGCTCGACCGGATGCGCGCCACAAGTCCGTTGACCGAGGCCGCCTGACCGTTGACCAGAACGCCCGCATTGCGGCCGCGGTCTTCCGTATCGCCCTGATCGCCCGGAGCCACGGTAAACGTTCCGCTGATGGCTCGGACCGAGACGAACTCGTCGTTGCCGTAACTCGTGCTGTTAAACTGAAGACCGGTCGCGCTGCCCGTGCCGGTTGTGGAGATTGAAGCAGAGACACCGGTAAGCGTCTTGAAGCTGCTGATCGTGTTCGCGATCGAGCTGACCGTCGTGCCGCCGGTAAACGTGAAGATTTCCGTCCCCAGTCGGCCGCGGACCTCAAGCGTCACGTTGTTGCCGCTGGAAAGGGTGCTGGAATAACCCGACGACGAAAGGCCGTTCGCACCGCCGGCGGTAATGCCCAGCACAGCCGTCTGAGCCGACTGCGTCACCTGGATCGTGACCGGCAGCACCTGACCCGACGGAATCCTCGCTCCGAAGATCTGAAGTCGGGAGAGCTGCGAGGAGTTCTGGCTGCTCACCGTATAGCCGAGTTCGCCGTTCAGGAGCTTCTTCGTGTTGAACTGCGTCGAGTTCGCCACGCGGTTGATGCTCTCGAGCAACGAGTCGATCTGAAGCTGGTTCGCCTGGATCTCGTCTTCCGACAACGCGCCGGAGTTCGTCGAGGCGTTGACCAGACCCTTGACTTCCAGCAACAGCTTGGACACTTCGCCCAAAGCCGCGTCTGCCGTCGAGATGACGTTCACGGCGCGGGTCGAGTTGTCGATCGCCGCCGTGATGCCCCGGATCTCGCTTCGCAGTGATTCCGACGCAATCAAGCCCGCCGGATCGTCAGCGCCGCGATTGATACGCAGGCCGGAGCTTAGCCGCTCCAGGCGCGTATTCAGATCGTTCTGATTCTCGATCAGTTTGGTGATTGCCTGAAGTGCCGAGACGTTCGTATTGATGCGACTCATGGGTTCCTCCCTGAACACCCGCCGTCGTATTCATTGCGACGCGGGGGGACGGCACGCAACCGTGCATGCCGGAAAAGACCTAGTGCTGTTCGCGCCAATCATCCGTGAGCGTCGAACCAGCAGATCAACCGACCGTGCTATCGGGCCACCGCGCACCCGACTTTCATTAGTGGCCCCAAATTATTTTTCAGGCCTCACCCGCCGCCCCCGCACCAGCGCCGATCCCGGCAGATTCTGCGCATGACGCGACACATCCCTCGCCGATTCTCTCGCCGGCACAGCCCTTTATCAGACGATGGGCCCACGCCCTCATCGGTTTGGGTGAATCAGCGGATATCAAATGTTTTCTTAGACTTCGTCGCCGCGCGAAATGGATAGCGACGGCGGGTTCGATGGCGCACCCCGCGTCGGCCGGGCCGACTGCGACTTGGCCAGCAGATTGCCGCGCGTCAGGGCCCCGGCAATCTCAATGAATTCATCGTGATGCTGAGCCGTCCCCGCCGCGGCGCGGTTCTCGTCGGCAATGCTCATCGCCGACTGATCCGAACCCGACTCCCTGCGCACAAACGACGAAAGCTGCGACCGCTGCACGCTCACCTGGCTGGCGGCATGCCGAACGATCTCGATCGCCGTTTCAATGGATGTCAGAAGAATGGAAGACTGCCCCCCGGTCTGCAATGCGGAAAGCGTCCGATTCGGCGCCGGCCCCAGATCATCGGACTGCATCGGGCTGATCGGCAGGCTGCTCTTGGGTCCCCGCAGAATCGCCGGCGAACCCGACGGCTCACCGCGCGCCAGCAGGGGGCGGCCATCTACCTCAACCGCCAGCGCCATGCGATCGACCGCGCGGACCAACCCGTCCGCCGTCGACTGTATCTCCGCGATCTGTCGCGGCGAACGCCGGCCCGCCGCAATCTGCACCGCCCGATCGACAAAATCCATCAGCGTTGCGTGCATCCCCGCCAGGGCGACGTCCAGCTTCCTTGCAGTTTCTTCCCACTCCGCTTGCCCCAAACTCGATGGCGCCTGCGATGGGGCGGCCGATTTCGCCGGTGCATCCTCTACAGGCTCACTGCGCGAAATGCGCAGCCCCGATGGGTTCGCGGCCTTCGGCGCACGCCGAAGCGCAGTCGGTCTGGCAGCCAGCAGCGATGTGATTTCGTTTGTCTTCTTCGTCACGAAGAGGCCCCCCGAAGAAGTCGAGACTTTCTTCCTGCGAGTTCGTGAATCGCGCGATTGCCCATCCGTGAGCCGGCGCGATCGACGCCAGAATCGACCCGCTGCCCGCACGAAATTAGGTAATAGAATCGACTTCCGCCCACGCGGCTGATACGCCGGGCGTTATTGGAGCCGCTAAACAGAACAGGAAGAGACTGCCGTCGCGACGCCGCGCCACGGCGCAGGCGAGAGTATCGGGAGCCCGGGCATTTTTTCGGCAAGATCATTGGCAATGTCTTCCGCGACGCCCGGCGAGAGCGAACCTGCAACGATGCCGTCGACCGCGCTCGGATCGAAATCCGAAGTGCGCCGAAGTGATACGCCTCGCCACGTGGGTTCATCCGCGACGAAGTCGTAAACCGCATCCACCCGGATATTAATACTGGTAATGAGGTCGATCAAGAGTTCGCACGCTTTTCCACGCGTCCAAACAGCGACTTTTTCGATGCGCCCATTATCGGCCCACTCGATCAGCGCCGAACGCGCGGCACTCAGCCCCATCAAATCGGCAAATTCCGCCGAACTCAGCGGACGCCCGATTCTCTTCGCCGAGTCGATGCGCGCAAATCCCTCCCGCCGGCCCTGCTCAAACCCAACAAGCGCCGACTCGCGAATCGCCACGCGCCGGTATCGCTCCAGCGTCGACTCGATCAGGTCTTCTCGAAATACATCCGGCGCATAGCGCTGCCACAACGCAAGGTTGTTTCGCACCAATAGCCGCAACATGTTGTTGTTGTCGCGATTCTGACTCACCCGACGATGATGCACCACCAGCTCGCCGCGCGGCTCAATCGTCCACCCCGCCTTCCACAACCGGCAGGACAGATCGTACTCCTCAACGTAATACTCGAAGTCGATCGGATATCCCCCGCACTCAAGAAACGCACTACGCCGAATTGCCCCGCCGCAATTAAAATAGGTCCCCGGCACACCTCCCGCATCGTGGCGATGCGGAGAATCCGCCAATCGCACCCGACACGCAACCGCCCCCAGCCGCGGCCTCTCATCAAACAGCGCGACAATCTGCTCCACCACCCCCGCATCCGGCCAACTGTCATCGTCCAGCATCAAGAGCACGCGACCTCGCGCCGCCGCCGCCCCCAGGTTCCGCGCCGCGCACCCGAGATTCCGATCGAGATCGATCCATCGCACCCCGCCGAATTCCTCGCGCAGAGCCGTGGATACATCCGTCGATCCATTGTCCACCACAATGATCTCAAACCGCCCGTCAGGCAGCCCGTGCAGCCGGCCAAGCGTCTCGCCCAGAATCGCCGACCGATTCCGCGTCGGAATGATGATGCTGCAATCGCATCCCTCGCGACCTGCGTTCTCATTGTTGTTCGTCTTCGCCGACATCTTAATACCCGCCTGCACACACCAGCGTTTGACTGACTCCGTGTTTATCGGTTGAGCTGCAGCAGCCAGACGAGCACGACCCCGGCCTCTCACGCCCCAATTGCCCCCACCCCCGCCGCCAGTTAGCCTCTCCGGCATATTCGTACTTCGTCAATCGCCCGCAGCGCCCTGAATATTGGAGCCAAACCCGTGCCAAAATGCGTCGCGCTCCTTCGCGGTATCAACGTCGGCGGCAAAAACAAAATCGCCATGGCCGCCCTGCGCGACATGTTCGCCGCCATCGGCCTCCCAAACGCAAAGTCGCTCCTCCAAAGCGGCAACATCGTCTTTCAGCCCGGCCGCCAATCCCCATCCGCCATCGAAAAAACACTCGAAGCGCAATCCGCCAAGCGCCTCAACCTGCCCGTCGACTACTTCGTCCGCACCGCCGCCGAATGGAGCAAACTCATCGCCGCCAATCCCTTCGCCGCCGAAGCAAAAGAAGCCCCAAGCCACCTGATCGTCATGGCCTTCAAGGATGTCGTCGACGGCGGGGCGGTCAAAGCCCTCCAGGCCGCCGTCAAAGGCCCCGAGATCGTCCGCGCCAAAGGCCGCGAGCTGTTCATCTCCTATCCCGCCGGAATCGGCACCTCAAAACTCACCAGCGCCCTCATCGAAAAGATGATCGGCCAACGCGGCACCGCCCGAAACTGGAACACAGTCACGAAGCTGGAGCAATTGCTCACCGACGAAGCATGAAATGCTCGTCGTCCCCGGCGCAGATGTAAGAATGATTCATAGGAGGTCCGACAAATGACGCAGTCGCAGTTCCGCCAGATCGCCCTCAGCCTTCCCGAAGCCGTCGAAGGCAGCCACATGGACCACCCCGACTTCCGCGTCGGCGGAAAGATCTTCGCCGCCCTCTACCCGCGCGATGGCAAAACCTGGGGCATGCTCAAGCTCAAGCCCGATCAGCAGCGTCAAATGGTAAAAACAAACCCGGAGACCTTCGCCCCCATCCCCGGCGGCTGGGGCAAGGGCGGCGCAACCCAGGTGTGCCTGGCAAAGGCAAAAGCCCCCGCCGTCCGAAGTGCCATGATCATGGCATAGCGAAACACGGCCCCCAAAGCCCTCGTCGCCGAACACGGCCTGTCAGAAGATGATCCCCCCGCCCGTCCCAAACGCGGCTAAGCGCCGTCCCGATCACGCCCCCGCCTTCTTCTCGCTCGGCCCGCTCGTCGTCGCCTGCCCCTCACTCGACTCGCTCGACCCCGCCCCCAGATGATGACCGTCCAGCAAGTGACCAAGCTGCGTCGCCAGCATCTCGTCGATGTTCGCCTTCGCCCCGATGTTCACGTGCCGAACGATGCCGTCGTTCGTCACCACGAACATCGTCGGAAAGCTCGACACCTTGAACATCCCGCCGACCCGGTTGCCCGGGTCCATCGCCAGCTCCAGCCGCGAACCGATCGAATCAAAAACCGCCTCCGCCTCCGCCTGCGTAAACGCCTTGCGCATCGTCTCGTTCACATTGACGAACCGCACCCCCATCGACTCAAACCGCGATCGCACGCTCTCCACCTTCGGAATCTGCCGCTTGCAGAACCCGCAGTTCGGCGCAACGAAGTTCAACACCGTCACCGGGACCATGCCGATTTCCGAATTCGAAATCGCCCGCCCCACCACCGTCGTCTCCAGCTCAAATCGCGGCGCCGGCTTGTTCGCCATCTCCATCGCCGGTCGCGGAGCAGCCGCCGTCTTCGCCCCCGTCGCCCCGCTCGGCTGGGCGCTGCCCCCCGTCGGACGAATAGGAACCTGAAACGTTCGCGGACGCGGCGCGTCGGCCTGCACCGTCACAATATGTCCCTGCTGCGGCATCGCATAACCCACGGGGAACTCAAGAACGATTCGGTACAGTCGATCCGGGATCGGCTTCTGCAGCGCCACCTTGATCTTCGGATCATCGCACGTCGCCGCTGTCACGGTCAGCGCATCAGGCCCCCGATTCGTGATCTGCACCACCTTCCGCGTCGGCGTCTTCTGATCCGCAAGGCTCGGCAGCATCACCACCGTCGGCGATATCTCAATCGGCTCAGGAATGTAAGCCGCCGCCATCAACTCAACCCATGGCTGCTCGGCCAGCCCCGTCTCCATCTTCACCGTCTCGCGCACCACCCCGGGCGCCATCGGCCCCGACGCCGTGATAAACAGTTGATACTCCATCCCCGGATTCGTCTCGACAAGCTCGTAACCAAACGACGCCTTCTCCGGCGGGTGCATCGTCACTCTCAGTCCGCCACTGCCCAGGTTGGCGATCGTCACCACGCGCGTCTCAATCGACTCGCCCAGCAACCGGCCGAACGATACCGACGGCGGCGTCACCCGAACCACCTTCGGCGGCGGCGCGGCAGCCGGCTGACTTGTGGCCGCCGCCTGCCCAAACGCCGCACCCGGCAGGGCGACGGCGAATGCTGCAAAAAAAGTAACGGCCCGGATCTCTGACAGGCCCCTGATCAAAGCGCGTTTGCT
Proteins encoded in this region:
- a CDS encoding flagellin; its protein translation is MSRINTNVSALQAITKLIENQNDLNTRLERLSSGLRINRGADDPAGLIASESLRSEIRGITAAIDNSTRAVNVISTADAALGEVSKLLLEVKGLVNASTNSGALSEDEIQANQLQIDSLLESINRVANSTQFNTKKLLNGELGYTVSSQNSSQLSRLQIFGARIPSGQVLPVTIQVTQSAQTAVLGITAGGANGLSSSGYSSTLSSGNNVTLEVRGRLGTEIFTFTGGTTVSSIANTISSFKTLTGVSASISTTGTGSATGLQFNSTSYGNDEFVSVRAISGTFTVAPGDQGDTEDRGRNAGVLVNGQAASVNGLVARIRSSGLDLVVDLATSFGTTLSSSSFGITGGGANFQIGPQVNSDGLISIGIPSITTSNLGSTVDGFLNSIGTGGTAAITDSANHPTAAAIVSSAITQVAILSGRLGGFQANQIETNLNSQRIALENVQASESTIRDTDYASEVSRLTRAQILVQSTTQILGLANQLPQNVLSLLR
- a CDS encoding glycosyltransferase, with the protein product MSAKTNNNENAGREGCDCSIIIPTRNRSAILGETLGRLHGLPDGRFEIIVVDNGSTDVSTALREEFGGVRWIDLDRNLGCAARNLGAAAARGRVLLMLDDDSWPDAGVVEQIVALFDERPRLGAVACRVRLADSPHRHDAGGVPGTYFNCGGAIRRSAFLECGGYPIDFEYYVEEYDLSCRLWKAGWTIEPRGELVVHHRRVSQNRDNNNMLRLLVRNNLALWQRYAPDVFREDLIESTLERYRRVAIRESALVGFEQGRREGFARIDSAKRIGRPLSSAEFADLMGLSAARSALIEWADNGRIEKVAVWTRGKACELLIDLITSINIRVDAVYDFVADEPTWRGVSLRRTSDFDPSAVDGIVAGSLSPGVAEDIANDLAEKMPGLPILSPAPWRGVATAVSSCSV
- a CDS encoding DUF1697 domain-containing protein produces the protein MPKCVALLRGINVGGKNKIAMAALRDMFAAIGLPNAKSLLQSGNIVFQPGRQSPSAIEKTLEAQSAKRLNLPVDYFVRTAAEWSKLIAANPFAAEAKEAPSHLIVMAFKDVVDGGAVKALQAAVKGPEIVRAKGRELFISYPAGIGTSKLTSALIEKMIGQRGTARNWNTVTKLEQLLTDEA
- a CDS encoding MmcQ/YjbR family DNA-binding protein, with amino-acid sequence MTQSQFRQIALSLPEAVEGSHMDHPDFRVGGKIFAALYPRDGKTWGMLKLKPDQQRQMVKTNPETFAPIPGGWGKGGATQVCLAKAKAPAVRSAMIMA
- a CDS encoding TlpA family protein disulfide reductase, which produces MSCSKRALIRGLSEIRAVTFFAAFAVALPGAAFGQAAATSQPAAAPPPKVVRVTPPSVSFGRLLGESIETRVVTIANLGSGGLRVTMHPPEKASFGYELVETNPGMEYQLFITASGPMAPGVVRETVKMETGLAEQPWVELMAAAYIPEPIEISPTVVMLPSLADQKTPTRKVVQITNRGPDALTVTAATCDDPKIKVALQKPIPDRLYRIVLEFPVGYAMPQQGHIVTVQADAPRPRTFQVPIRPTGGSAQPSGATGAKTAAAPRPAMEMANKPAPRFELETTVVGRAISNSEIGMVPVTVLNFVAPNCGFCKRQIPKVESVRSRFESMGVRFVNVNETMRKAFTQAEAEAVFDSIGSRLELAMDPGNRVGGMFKVSSFPTMFVVTNDGIVRHVNIGAKANIDEMLATQLGHLLDGHHLGAGSSESSEGQATTSGPSEKKAGA